In Fulvitalea axinellae, the DNA window GCCAACTCCATCCCCTGGGCGGAATTGGGTTTGGTCTACGAATCGAAAATGTCGACGGGCAAGGGCAGTCCGTGCAAACCGGCCCGGCTGGTCATCGGCGCGCTGATCGTGAAGCATAAGCTGAACGTTTCGGACGCCGAGGCGATAGAACAAATCAAAGAAAATCCGTATCTCCAGTATTTCGTGGGACTCGGCTCGTTCACCACGGAAAAGGCCTTTGACCCTTCGCTGTTCACGACGGTCCGCAAGCGGCTCGGGTACGGGGATTTTAACAGGATGAGTTCGCTTTTGCAACACGAGGGGATCCGTATTGCGGAGGGCGATCGGGATGAAGGGTCCAAAGACGGGCATTCCGGGGACGCCGAAGATGACAAGCGGGTTGTCTCCTGCGACGCGACGGTGGCGCCGCAAGAGATTCCATACCCCACGGACCTTGGGCTGTTGGCTACGGCGAGGGTGCAGTCGGAGAAAATCATCGACCTCCTTTGGCCCGTCGCCAGGGATTCCGGTTTATCCAAAAAGCCCCGGACTTACCGGGATAAAGCCCATAGGGAATATGTCGGGGCGACGAGAAAAAAGAGGAAAGGAGCCGAATTCTGGCGCGTGTGCGCACGCCGACAGCTGAATTATCTGGAACGGAACCTACGGCATATCGACAGCCTCATAGAGGCCAACAAGGGCGTTATACGCCTAAAAAGCAGGTTTTTGAAGATTCTGATGGTGCTTCACGAAATCGCCAGGCAACAGTCGCTCATGCTGGAGACCGGTGCCAACAGGGTGGACGGCCGCATCGTGAACGTCTTCCAGCCCCATGTCCGGCCGATAGTCCGGGGCAAAAACGGAAGCGACACCGAGTTCGGCGCCAAATTGTCCGTAAGCCTTCACGAAGGCTATTCCTATCT includes these proteins:
- a CDS encoding IS5 family transposase, producing MIKTSSSQLSIEGFLDPEIGRLNPENRWVKLANSIPWAELGLVYESKMSTGKGSPCKPARLVIGALIVKHKLNVSDAEAIEQIKENPYLQYFVGLGSFTTEKAFDPSLFTTVRKRLGYGDFNRMSSLLQHEGIRIAEGDRDEGSKDGHSGDAEDDKRVVSCDATVAPQEIPYPTDLGLLATARVQSEKIIDLLWPVARDSGLSKKPRTYRDKAHREYVGATRKKRKGAEFWRVCARRQLNYLERNLRHIDSLIEANKGVIRLKSRFLKILMVLHEIARQQSLMLETGANRVDGRIVNVFQPHVRPIVRGKNGSDTEFGAKLSVSLHEGYSYLDKAQWDAYYEGDAEVIRGHIDSFGERNPEMKLGKFVGDKIYGNRNARQTMSGAGVEFVGSPLGRPPSSPEKIRERKENRTLHQRHRSRAEGKFGEVKRGHGLDKIQARRADTSLSWIACIFFVANLKRFQSEIFFDLVFLSWKYGIWLQDGEKKQEKTVWQNILAG